The proteins below come from a single Posidoniimonas corsicana genomic window:
- a CDS encoding pectate lyase family protein: MPPHPLRWLACLPLLVLPAAAQPLPTFPGADGAGSVATGGRGGLVYHVTKVDQNFSDSGPGTLRYGLSDSNFGGAARTIVFDVAGTFWLGRYGAERGHDNGWDTQSRLNLGSNVTIAGQTAPGPVMIMGGVIKANGQNTVLRNVTIAPGYGMRNFAKPEDGVEPTPGDFPDAYVYDALDISGQQVMIDHVTTLYATDETVSVNELADELTVQYSSISQGQNYPQADAEGGGNFTGHGLGSLIQPGSGANVSFHHNLYAHQKGRLPRVGTETGDLTDPSVGGYNDFRNNVFYNWFGTAGQGAGGQPSQNNFIGNFYLAGPGGDDPIGGSNPGITQRSGGTGVFSGSSSTKVFFDDNLKDTNKDGDANDTSTATFSGSIQRGAFTQTPYHGVTDSAADAYNRVLDYAGATWWDRTFVDQRLFNETRTGTGKILAWADDPFNDDPNEGVEWRQMLALRADPSTGAAPFQHSPGWDDDQDGMPNFWEEVHGLPTGVANNNADFDADGYTDLEEYLNDVAAWPATAPLVFTGASSNRYALTQNWDIPWQPSRFDQVRVESGAALVDAVGQHAGGVFVGDQAELRVEGGWLMVEATGVSNGLIELGESPTDAASLSVSGGELYAQRIEKAPGGMLQLTGGKLHADEVGFGFTVEGGAVAPGWSIGQTTVEGDLTFASGSLEVELDGESADLLSVLGDLNLGGVATLDVVTLGGSSAGPLLIAEYTGALSGAFAAVTDGYRVSYATPGQILLLIGDGPALPGDFNGDGLVDAADYTLWRDNLGGAFDLAGNGDESGASQGLVDQQDYLLWRANFGASSAAPGAAPAPEPAAMVLLLAASGLLGAGRRRG, from the coding sequence ATGCCCCCCCACCCGCTCCGCTGGCTCGCCTGCCTGCCGCTGCTCGTTCTGCCCGCCGCCGCCCAGCCGCTGCCCACGTTCCCGGGCGCCGACGGCGCGGGATCGGTCGCGACCGGCGGACGCGGCGGCCTGGTGTACCACGTCACAAAGGTGGACCAGAACTTCAGCGACTCCGGCCCCGGCACGCTCCGCTACGGGCTGAGCGACAGCAACTTCGGCGGCGCGGCGCGGACCATCGTGTTCGACGTCGCGGGGACGTTCTGGCTCGGGCGGTACGGCGCCGAGCGCGGCCACGACAACGGCTGGGACACCCAGTCGCGGCTCAACCTGGGCAGCAACGTCACGATCGCTGGCCAGACGGCGCCGGGGCCCGTGATGATCATGGGCGGCGTGATAAAGGCCAACGGCCAGAACACCGTGCTGCGGAACGTCACTATCGCCCCCGGCTACGGCATGCGGAACTTCGCCAAGCCGGAGGACGGCGTCGAGCCCACGCCGGGCGACTTCCCGGACGCCTACGTGTACGACGCGCTGGACATCAGCGGCCAGCAGGTGATGATCGACCACGTCACCACGCTCTACGCCACCGACGAGACGGTCTCCGTCAACGAACTGGCGGACGAGCTCACCGTTCAGTACAGCAGCATCTCGCAGGGGCAGAACTACCCGCAGGCCGACGCCGAGGGGGGCGGCAACTTCACCGGGCACGGCCTGGGGTCGCTGATCCAGCCCGGCTCCGGCGCCAATGTCAGCTTCCACCACAACCTGTACGCGCACCAGAAGGGCCGCCTGCCGCGCGTCGGCACCGAGACCGGCGACCTCACCGACCCCTCGGTCGGCGGCTACAACGACTTCCGCAATAACGTCTTCTACAACTGGTTCGGCACGGCCGGCCAGGGCGCCGGGGGCCAGCCCAGCCAGAACAACTTCATCGGCAACTTCTACCTCGCCGGCCCCGGCGGCGACGACCCCATCGGCGGCTCCAACCCGGGCATCACCCAGCGGAGCGGCGGCACGGGCGTGTTCAGCGGAAGTTCCAGCACCAAGGTCTTCTTCGACGACAACCTCAAGGACACCAACAAGGACGGCGACGCCAACGACACCTCCACCGCGACCTTCTCGGGCTCGATCCAGCGGGGCGCGTTCACCCAAACGCCCTACCACGGCGTAACCGACAGCGCCGCCGACGCGTACAACCGCGTGCTCGACTACGCCGGCGCCACGTGGTGGGACCGCACGTTCGTGGACCAGCGGCTCTTCAACGAGACCCGCACCGGCACGGGCAAGATCCTCGCCTGGGCCGACGACCCCTTCAACGACGACCCCAACGAGGGCGTCGAGTGGCGACAGATGCTCGCCCTGCGGGCCGACCCGTCGACCGGCGCGGCGCCGTTCCAGCACAGCCCGGGCTGGGACGACGACCAGGACGGCATGCCCAACTTCTGGGAAGAGGTCCACGGCCTGCCGACCGGCGTGGCGAACAACAACGCCGACTTCGACGCCGACGGCTACACCGACCTCGAAGAGTACCTGAACGACGTGGCCGCCTGGCCCGCGACAGCGCCGCTGGTGTTCACTGGCGCGAGCAGCAACCGCTACGCGCTCACGCAAAACTGGGATATTCCCTGGCAGCCGTCCCGCTTCGACCAGGTGCGCGTCGAGAGTGGCGCCGCCCTGGTCGACGCGGTCGGGCAGCACGCGGGCGGCGTGTTCGTCGGCGATCAGGCAGAACTCCGGGTCGAAGGCGGCTGGCTGATGGTCGAGGCAACCGGCGTCAGCAACGGGCTGATCGAGCTCGGCGAGTCCCCAACCGACGCCGCGAGCCTGAGCGTCAGCGGCGGAGAGCTGTACGCCCAGCGGATCGAGAAGGCCCCCGGCGGAATGCTGCAACTCACCGGCGGCAAGCTCCACGCCGACGAGGTGGGTTTCGGCTTCACCGTCGAGGGCGGCGCTGTCGCGCCCGGGTGGTCGATCGGCCAGACCACCGTCGAGGGCGACCTCACATTCGCCAGCGGGTCGCTCGAGGTGGAGCTTGATGGCGAGTCCGCCGACCTGCTCAGCGTGCTCGGCGACCTCAACCTGGGCGGCGTCGCGACGCTCGACGTTGTGACGCTTGGAGGGTCGTCCGCCGGCCCGCTGCTGATCGCCGAGTACACCGGCGCGCTCAGCGGCGCTTTCGCCGCCGTAACCGACGGGTACCGCGTCAGCTACGCCACGCCGGGCCAGATCCTGCTGCTCATCGGCGACGGCCCCGCCCTGCCGGGCGACTTCAACGGCGACGGACTGGTCGACGCCGCCGACTACACGCTCTGGAGGGACAACCTGGGCGGCGCGTTCGACCTGGCCGGCAACGGCGACGAGTCCGGCG